From Pseudomonas poae, the proteins below share one genomic window:
- the trpA gene encoding tryptophan synthase subunit alpha: MSRLQTRFTQLKEQNRAALVTFVTAGDPGYDTSLAILKGLPAAGADVIELGMPFTDPMADGPAIQLANIRALEAKQNLVKTLQMVREFRKDNNDTPLVLMGYFNPIHKYGVPQFIVDAKEAGVDGLIVVDMPPEHNGELCDPAQAAGIDFIRLTTPTTDDVRLPTVLNGSSGFVYYVSVAGVTGAGAATLEHVEEAVTRLRRHTDLPISIGFGIRTPEQAAAIARLADGVVVGSALIDHIANASNDQQAIDGVLSLCAALSEGVRNARK, encoded by the coding sequence ATGAGCCGCCTGCAAACCCGCTTTACGCAACTGAAAGAACAAAACCGCGCTGCCCTGGTGACCTTCGTCACCGCCGGTGACCCGGGTTACGACACCTCGCTGGCGATCCTCAAGGGTTTGCCGGCGGCTGGCGCCGATGTGATCGAGCTGGGCATGCCCTTCACCGACCCGATGGCCGACGGCCCGGCCATCCAGTTGGCCAACATCCGTGCATTGGAAGCCAAGCAGAACCTGGTGAAAACCCTGCAAATGGTTCGCGAGTTCCGCAAAGACAACAACGACACGCCGCTGGTGCTGATGGGGTACTTCAACCCGATCCACAAATACGGCGTGCCGCAGTTCATCGTTGATGCCAAGGAAGCCGGTGTGGACGGCCTGATCGTGGTCGACATGCCGCCTGAACATAACGGCGAGCTGTGCGACCCGGCCCAGGCAGCGGGCATCGACTTTATCCGCCTGACCACGCCGACCACCGATGACGTGCGCCTGCCGACCGTGCTTAACGGCAGCTCCGGCTTTGTGTACTACGTGTCGGTGGCCGGGGTGACCGGTGCCGGTGCCGCCACCCTGGAGCACGTCGAAGAAGCGGTGACCCGCCTGCGTCGGCATACCGACCTGCCGATCAGCATCGGTTTTGGTATCCGCACGCCGGAACAAGCGGCGGCTATCGCACGCCTGGCGGACGGTGTGGTGGTGGGTTCGGCGCTGATCGATCACATCGCGAATGCCAGCAACGATCAACAAGCGATTGATGGGGTATTGAGCCTGTGCGCGGCGCTGTCGGAAGGTGTGCGTAACGCCCGTAAGTAA
- a CDS encoding anti-virulence regulator CigR family protein, with product MKMPKSVIAGLGVLVLGASALVQAAPPDQRGDDRGGPQGQHEQRGDDHRGPQDNRRGPPQDFGPVRQIIHDNHGQFSRGAPPPPNVRLVRGQPLPRGYYGERLDNRALARLPVYPGYEWRRSGPDVVLIAVGTGIVYEILDGVLN from the coding sequence ATGAAAATGCCTAAATCCGTGATTGCCGGCCTTGGCGTGCTGGTGCTTGGCGCCAGCGCCCTGGTGCAAGCCGCACCGCCGGACCAGCGAGGTGACGACCGTGGTGGCCCGCAAGGCCAGCACGAGCAACGTGGCGACGACCATCGCGGCCCGCAGGACAACCGTCGCGGCCCGCCTCAGGACTTCGGCCCGGTGCGGCAGATCATCCACGACAACCACGGCCAGTTCTCGCGTGGCGCGCCGCCACCGCCCAACGTTCGCCTGGTACGCGGCCAGCCCCTGCCACGCGGCTACTACGGCGAGCGCCTGGACAACCGCGCCCTGGCACGCCTGCCGGTTTACCCGGGTTATGAATGGCGCCGCTCGGGGCCGGATGTGGTGTTGATCGCGGTGGGTACTGGCATCGTCTATGAGATTCTGGATGGCGTACTCAACTAA
- a CDS encoding DUF1161 domain-containing protein: MKKFLLAVGLLSIAGTALAAGKPCEELKSEIAAKIDAKGATGYSLEVVDKGASTDAKVVGSCEGGTKEIVYKRG, translated from the coding sequence ATGAAGAAGTTCCTGTTAGCGGTAGGTTTGTTGAGCATTGCGGGCACAGCCCTGGCGGCGGGCAAGCCTTGTGAAGAGCTGAAAAGCGAAATCGCAGCGAAAATCGACGCCAAGGGCGCTACGGGTTATTCGCTGGAAGTGGTAGATAAAGGCGCATCGACCGACGCCAAAGTGGTCGGCAGCTGCGAAGGCGGCACCAAGGAAATCGTCTACAAGCGCGGTTAA
- a CDS encoding gamma carbonic anhydrase family protein codes for MTLRTYQNHTPTLGAGAFVDISAVVIGDVEIGTDSSVWPLTVIRGDMHRIRIGARTSVQDGCVLHITHAGPFNPDGFALLIGNDVTIAHKVMLHGCTVGNRILIGMGSIVMDGAVVEDDVIIGAGSLVPPGKKLESGFLYVGSPVKQVRALTDKERAFFTYSAANYVKLKDLHLAEGFDQ; via the coding sequence GTGACCCTTCGCACCTATCAGAACCACACGCCAACCCTCGGCGCCGGGGCTTTTGTCGATATTTCGGCGGTGGTGATCGGCGATGTCGAAATCGGCACCGACAGCTCGGTGTGGCCGCTGACCGTGATTCGCGGCGACATGCACCGCATCCGCATCGGTGCGCGCACCAGCGTGCAGGACGGCTGCGTGCTGCACATCACCCACGCCGGCCCCTTCAACCCGGACGGCTTTGCGCTGCTGATCGGCAATGACGTGACCATCGCCCACAAAGTCATGCTGCACGGTTGCACCGTCGGTAATCGCATCCTGATCGGCATGGGCAGCATCGTGATGGATGGCGCCGTGGTGGAAGACGACGTGATCATCGGCGCCGGGAGCCTGGTACCGCCGGGCAAAAAACTCGAAAGCGGCTTTTTGTATGTGGGCAGCCCGGTTAAACAAGTCCGCGCACTGACTGACAAGGAACGCGCCTTTTTCACCTACAGCGCGGCGAACTACGTGAAGCTCAAAGACCTGCACCTGGCTGAAGGATTCGATCAATGA
- a CDS encoding dodecin family protein: MSDHHTYKKVELVGSSTTSIEDAINNALAEASKSIKHLEWFEVTETRGHIKDGKAAHFQVTLKVGFRIASS, from the coding sequence ATGAGTGATCATCACACCTACAAGAAAGTCGAACTGGTGGGTTCTTCCACCACCAGCATCGAAGACGCGATCAATAACGCCCTGGCTGAAGCCAGCAAGAGCATCAAGCACCTGGAGTGGTTCGAGGTGACCGAAACCCGTGGCCACATCAAGGACGGCAAGGCGGCGCACTTCCAGGTCACCCTGAAGGTGGGGTTCCGAATTGCCAGTAGTTGA
- a CDS encoding DUF883 family protein, whose amino-acid sequence MANTSLRKASLESMEAEISSLLKSLESLKDDASDESRKTLKALKSNAENALKHSRHLISDAYEESKVKIRETGVATRDYAQEHPWTTAGVAVGALGLLAAYLLCKRGD is encoded by the coding sequence ATGGCCAACACTTCTTTACGCAAAGCGTCGCTGGAAAGCATGGAAGCCGAGATTTCGAGCCTGCTCAAGTCCCTTGAGAGCCTCAAGGATGATGCGTCCGATGAGTCGCGCAAAACCCTGAAGGCCCTGAAAAGCAATGCCGAGAATGCCCTCAAGCACTCCCGTCACCTGATCAGCGATGCCTACGAAGAAAGCAAAGTCAAAATCCGCGAAACCGGTGTTGCAACCCGCGACTACGCACAAGAGCACCCATGGACTACCGCCGGCGTCGCTGTAGGCGCACTGGGTCTGCTGGCGGCTTACCTGCTGTGCAAACGCGGCGACTGA
- the prlC gene encoding oligopeptidase A, translated as MSANNPLLQPYDLPPFSAIRAEHVQPAIEQILADNRVAIEGILQSQGKNPTWAGLVLAMDELNDRLGAAWSPVSHLNAVCNSAELREAYEGCLPALSAYSTEMGQNRALFQAFEALANSPEAAGFDVAQKTILEHSLRDFRLSGIDLPPEQQKRYAEVQSKLSELGSKFSNQLLDATQAWTKHVTDEATLAGLTDSAKAQMAAAAQAKGLDGWLITLEFPSYYAVMTYAQDRALREEVYAAYCTRASDQGPNAGQNDNGPVMEQILDLRQELAKLLGYASFSELSLATKMAESSDQVLSFLRDLAKRSKPFAAQDLQQLKAYAAEQGCADLQSWDSGFYGEKLREQRYSVSQEALRAYFPIDKVLGGLFAIVQRLYGIEIAEQKGFDTWHPDVRLFEIKENGQHVGRFFFDLYARANKRGGAWMDGARDRRRTVDGVLQSPVANLVCNFTPADSGKPALLTHDEVTTLFHEFGHGLHHLLTRVEHAGVSGINGVAWDAVELPSQFMENWCWEPEGLALISGHYESGEPLPQDLLEKMLAAKNFQSGLMMVRQLEFSLFDFELHATHGDGRTVAQVLEGVRDEVSVMRPPAYNRFPNSFAHIFAGGYAAGYYSYKWAEVLSADAFSKFEEEGVLNAETGRAFREAILARGGSQAPMVLFVDFRGRAPSIDALLRHSGLSEDAAA; from the coding sequence GTGAGCGCGAACAACCCTCTTCTGCAGCCCTACGACCTGCCGCCGTTCTCGGCGATCCGTGCCGAGCACGTCCAGCCGGCCATCGAACAGATCCTCGCCGACAACCGCGTTGCCATCGAAGGCATCCTGCAAAGCCAGGGCAAAAACCCGACATGGGCCGGCCTGGTCCTGGCCATGGACGAACTGAATGACCGCCTGGGCGCTGCCTGGAGCCCGGTCAGCCACCTCAACGCCGTGTGCAACAGCGCCGAATTGCGCGAAGCCTATGAAGGCTGCCTGCCAGCGTTGAGCGCCTACTCCACCGAGATGGGCCAGAACCGCGCACTGTTCCAGGCTTTCGAAGCCTTGGCCAATAGCCCGGAAGCCGCCGGTTTCGACGTGGCGCAAAAAACCATCCTGGAACATTCGCTGCGCGACTTCCGCCTGTCGGGTATTGATTTGCCGCCCGAGCAGCAAAAACGTTACGCCGAAGTGCAGAGCAAACTGTCCGAGCTGGGCAGCAAGTTCTCCAACCAACTGCTGGACGCCACCCAGGCCTGGACCAAACACGTCACCGACGAAGCCACCCTCGCCGGCCTGACCGACTCGGCCAAGGCGCAAATGGCCGCCGCCGCCCAGGCCAAAGGCCTCGATGGCTGGCTGATTACCCTGGAGTTCCCGAGCTATTACGCGGTGATGACCTACGCCCAGGACCGCGCCCTGCGTGAAGAAGTCTACGCGGCCTACTGCACCCGTGCGTCGGACCAAGGCCCGAATGCCGGTCAGAATGATAACGGCCCGGTGATGGAACAGATCCTCGACCTGCGTCAGGAGTTGGCCAAGCTGTTGGGTTATGCGTCGTTCTCCGAACTGAGCCTGGCCACCAAAATGGCCGAGTCCAGCGACCAGGTGCTGAGCTTCCTGCGCGACCTGGCCAAGCGCAGCAAGCCCTTTGCTGCCCAGGACCTGCAACAGCTCAAGGCTTACGCCGCCGAACAGGGCTGCGCCGACCTGCAGAGTTGGGACAGCGGTTTCTACGGCGAGAAACTCCGTGAGCAGCGCTACAGCGTGTCCCAGGAAGCCCTGCGCGCCTACTTCCCGATCGACAAAGTGCTGGGCGGCCTGTTCGCCATCGTGCAGCGCTTGTACGGCATCGAGATTGCCGAGCAAAAAGGCTTCGACACCTGGCACCCGGATGTTCGCCTGTTCGAAATCAAGGAAAACGGCCAGCACGTCGGCCGCTTCTTCTTCGACCTGTACGCCCGCGCCAACAAGCGTGGCGGTGCCTGGATGGACGGCGCCCGCGACCGTCGTCGCACCGTCGATGGCGTGCTGCAAAGCCCGGTGGCCAACCTGGTGTGCAACTTCACTCCGGCCGACAGCGGCAAGCCTGCCCTGCTGACCCACGATGAAGTGACCACCCTGTTCCACGAGTTCGGCCACGGCCTGCACCACCTGCTGACCCGCGTTGAACACGCCGGTGTGTCCGGCATCAACGGCGTGGCCTGGGACGCGGTGGAGTTGCCGAGCCAGTTCATGGAGAACTGGTGCTGGGAGCCGGAAGGCCTGGCGCTGATCTCCGGCCACTATGAAAGCGGCGAGCCGCTGCCCCAGGACCTGCTGGAAAAAATGCTCGCGGCGAAGAACTTCCAGTCCGGCCTGATGATGGTGCGCCAGTTGGAATTCTCGCTGTTCGACTTCGAACTGCATGCCACCCACGGCGATGGCCGCACAGTGGCGCAGGTGCTCGAAGGCGTGCGCGACGAGGTCTCGGTGATGCGCCCACCGGCCTACAACCGCTTCCCCAACAGCTTCGCGCACATCTTTGCCGGCGGTTACGCGGCGGGTTACTACAGCTACAAATGGGCCGAAGTATTGTCGGCGGATGCCTTCTCCAAGTTCGAAGAAGAGGGCGTGCTCAATGCCGAAACCGGCCGGGCATTCCGCGAGGCAATCCTGGCGCGTGGCGGCTCGCAAGCACCGATGGTGCTGTTCGTCGACTTCCGCGGACGGGCGCCGTCGATTGACGCACTCTTGCGCCACAGCGGCCTGAGTGAGGACGCGGCAGCATGA
- a CDS encoding OsmC family protein, which translates to MSIVKKASAHWEGDLKTGLGSISTETGVLREAPYGFKARFEGGKGTNPEELIGAAHAGCFSMAFSMILGDAGLKADSIDTQAEVTLDQVDGGFAITAVHLILKAKIPGASQAQFDELSKKAKEGCPVSKVLNAKISLDATLVS; encoded by the coding sequence ATGAGTATCGTTAAAAAAGCATCCGCGCATTGGGAAGGTGACCTGAAGACTGGCCTGGGTTCTATCTCCACCGAAACCGGCGTGCTGCGCGAAGCGCCCTACGGCTTCAAGGCGCGTTTCGAAGGCGGCAAGGGTACCAACCCTGAAGAGTTGATCGGTGCGGCCCACGCCGGCTGTTTCTCCATGGCGTTCTCCATGATTCTGGGCGACGCGGGCCTTAAGGCCGACAGCATCGACACCCAGGCCGAAGTGACGCTGGACCAGGTTGACGGGGGCTTTGCGATCACCGCCGTGCACCTGATCCTAAAGGCCAAGATCCCGGGTGCAAGCCAGGCGCAGTTCGATGAACTGAGCAAAAAAGCCAAGGAAGGGTGCCCGGTGTCCAAGGTGCTGAATGCGAAAATCAGCCTGGACGCCACGCTGGTCAGCTGA
- the trpB gene encoding tryptophan synthase subunit beta has product MTQSQTDLRNGPDANGLFGAFGGRYVAETLMPLILDLAREYEAAKIDPAFTEELAYFQRDYVGRPSPLYFAERLTEFCGGAKIYLKREELNHTGAHKINNCIGQILLARRMGKKRIIAETGAGMHGVATATVAARFGLQCVIYMGTTDIERQQANVFRMKLLGAEVIPVVAGTGTLKDAMNEALRDWVTNVDSTFYLIGTVAGPHPYPAMVRDFQAVIGKETRTQLQAQEGRLPDSLVACIGGGSNAMGLFHPFLDDTSVEIIGVEAAGHGIETGKHAASLNGGVPGVLHGNRTFLLQDDDGQIIDAHSISAGLDYPGIGPEHAWLHDIGRVQYTSVTDDEALDAFHKCCRLEGIIPALESAHALAEVFKRAPTLPKDHLMVVNLSGRGDKDMQTVMHHMENSQQVPAQQEKH; this is encoded by the coding sequence ATGACTCAGTCCCAGACCGATCTACGCAACGGCCCTGACGCCAACGGCCTCTTTGGCGCGTTCGGCGGCCGCTACGTCGCTGAAACCCTGATGCCGTTGATTCTCGACCTGGCCCGCGAATACGAAGCCGCGAAGATCGATCCGGCGTTCACTGAAGAATTGGCCTACTTCCAGCGCGATTATGTCGGGCGCCCAAGCCCGCTGTATTTCGCCGAACGCCTGACCGAATTCTGTGGCGGCGCCAAGATCTACCTCAAGCGCGAAGAGCTGAACCACACCGGCGCGCACAAGATCAACAACTGCATCGGCCAGATCCTGCTGGCGCGGCGCATGGGCAAAAAACGCATCATCGCCGAAACCGGCGCAGGCATGCACGGCGTGGCCACCGCCACCGTGGCGGCACGCTTCGGCCTGCAATGCGTGATCTACATGGGCACCACCGACATCGAGCGCCAACAGGCCAACGTGTTCCGCATGAAGCTGCTGGGTGCCGAAGTGATCCCAGTGGTCGCCGGCACCGGCACCCTCAAGGACGCGATGAACGAAGCCCTGCGCGACTGGGTAACCAACGTCGACAGCACCTTCTACCTGATCGGCACCGTGGCTGGCCCACACCCGTACCCGGCGATGGTGCGCGACTTCCAGGCCGTGATCGGCAAAGAAACCCGCACCCAGTTGCAAGCCCAGGAAGGCCGCCTGCCGGACAGCCTGGTGGCGTGCATCGGCGGCGGTTCCAACGCCATGGGCCTGTTCCACCCGTTCCTGGATGACACCAGCGTCGAGATCATCGGCGTTGAAGCCGCCGGCCACGGCATCGAAACCGGCAAGCACGCCGCCAGCCTAAACGGCGGTGTACCCGGCGTGCTGCACGGCAACCGTACCTTCCTGTTGCAGGACGACGATGGCCAGATCATCGACGCCCACTCGATTTCCGCCGGCCTCGACTACCCGGGCATCGGCCCGGAACACGCCTGGTTGCATGACATCGGCCGCGTTCAATACACCTCGGTAACCGACGACGAAGCCCTCGACGCGTTCCACAAATGCTGCCGCCTGGAAGGGATTATTCCTGCACTGGAAAGCGCCCACGCCCTGGCCGAAGTGTTCAAGCGCGCACCGACCCTGCCGAAAGATCACCTGATGGTGGTCAACCTGTCCGGCCGTGGCGACAAAGACATGCAGACCGTGATGCACCACATGGAAAACTCTCAACAAGTGCCAGCCCAGCAGGAGAAACACTGA
- a CDS encoding HAD family hydrolase, whose translation MTLHYPTVLFDLDGTLTDPREGITRSIQYALGKLGIDEPDLAKLEHFIGPPLLQAFMQFYDLDEPKAWEALNFYRERFKVTGLYENRVFDGVMPLLEDLSRQGRQLYIATSKPWVFAREIARHFDFAKHFKVIYGSELDGTRTNKVELIAHLMSEEGLDPATTLMIGDRKHDLIGARSNGLDSAAVGYGFGSFEELNAEAPTWHFETLGEMHQAFLQRP comes from the coding sequence ATGACCCTGCATTACCCCACCGTCCTGTTCGACCTGGATGGCACCCTCACCGACCCGCGTGAGGGCATCACCCGCTCGATCCAGTACGCCCTCGGCAAACTGGGCATCGACGAACCTGACCTGGCCAAGCTCGAACACTTCATCGGCCCGCCGTTGCTGCAAGCGTTCATGCAGTTCTATGACCTCGATGAGCCCAAGGCGTGGGAAGCGTTGAATTTCTACCGCGAGCGTTTCAAGGTCACCGGGCTGTACGAAAACCGCGTGTTCGACGGCGTGATGCCGTTGCTGGAAGATTTGAGCCGCCAGGGCCGCCAACTGTATATCGCGACGTCCAAGCCTTGGGTGTTTGCCCGCGAGATCGCTCGGCATTTCGATTTTGCCAAGCACTTCAAGGTGATTTACGGCAGCGAACTGGATGGGACGCGTACCAACAAAGTCGAGTTGATTGCTCACTTGATGAGCGAAGAGGGCCTGGACCCGGCCACGACCTTGATGATTGGTGATCGCAAGCACGACCTGATCGGGGCGCGGAGCAACGGGCTGGATTCGGCTGCGGTGGGGTATGGGTTTGGCAGTTTTGAGGAGCTGAACGCCGAGGCGCCGACCTGGCACTTTGAGACGTTGGGCGAGATGCATCAGGCGTTTTTGCAACGGCCTTGA
- a CDS encoding aminopeptidase, which yields MVRRFLAVWVVVLLSGCSSITYYSQLAGGQWQLLRAREPVSEVIADPSRPQVLRDHLEQSQKARTFASEHLHLPDNQSYRLYADIGRAYVVWNVFATQEFSLSPETHCFPIAGCVAYRGYYNQGAARGEAALLKQQGMDVSIGGVEAYSTLGWFNDPIMNSMLSWGDERLATLIFHELAHQRFYVKDDTEFNESYANFVEQEGTRQWRAARGLAPLGTAALQQRDQFIRLVLDTRKRLETLYAQPLAADVMRQRKAAEFERLRSDYRQLRDNQWAGDKRYDAWINQPMNNAKLLPFGLYDQWVPAFAALFAQEGGDWVKFFAAVEKLGGLPVGQRKAALRQLEIVGH from the coding sequence ATGGTCAGGCGTTTTCTTGCGGTGTGGGTGGTTGTGCTGCTCAGCGGCTGCTCCAGCATCACTTATTACAGCCAGTTGGCGGGCGGTCAGTGGCAATTGTTGCGGGCCCGGGAGCCGGTTTCCGAGGTCATCGCAGACCCTTCCCGCCCACAGGTATTGCGTGACCACCTGGAGCAGTCGCAAAAAGCGCGTACGTTCGCCAGTGAGCACCTGCACCTTCCCGACAACCAGAGTTACCGCTTGTATGCGGACATTGGCCGGGCCTATGTGGTCTGGAATGTCTTCGCCACGCAGGAATTTTCCCTGTCGCCGGAAACCCATTGCTTTCCGATTGCCGGTTGCGTCGCTTATCGCGGCTATTACAACCAAGGGGCGGCGCGAGGCGAGGCGGCGCTGTTGAAACAACAAGGCATGGATGTGTCGATTGGCGGCGTCGAGGCCTATTCCACCTTGGGCTGGTTTAACGATCCGATCATGAACTCAATGCTGAGCTGGGGTGATGAGCGCCTGGCCACGCTGATCTTCCACGAGCTGGCGCACCAGCGTTTTTACGTGAAGGACGACACTGAGTTCAACGAGTCCTACGCCAACTTCGTCGAGCAGGAAGGCACCCGCCAATGGCGTGCGGCGCGAGGCCTGGCGCCGCTCGGCACTGCGGCGTTGCAGCAACGCGATCAATTTATCCGGCTGGTTCTCGACACGCGCAAACGCCTGGAAACACTTTACGCCCAGCCGCTGGCGGCCGATGTGATGCGCCAGCGCAAAGCTGCGGAATTCGAGCGTTTGCGCAGCGATTACCGGCAACTTCGCGACAACCAATGGGCTGGCGATAAACGCTATGACGCCTGGATCAACCAGCCGATGAACAATGCGAAGCTGTTGCCGTTCGGGCTGTATGACCAGTGGGTGCCGGCGTTTGCTGCATTGTTTGCGCAGGAGGGCGGGGATTGGGTGAAGTTCTTTGCGGCGGTGGAGAAGCTGGGTGGGTTGCCGGTAGGGCAGCGTAAGGCGGCATTGAGGCAGCTGGAAATTGTTGGCCATTAG
- a CDS encoding LLM class flavin-dependent oxidoreductase, with protein MKSLSDVKFSTLDLVPVRANGSPAQSLRNSLDLAQHVEKFGYNRFWVAEHHNMDGIASSATSVLLGYLAGGTSTIRVGSGGVMLPNHAPLVIAEQFGTLESLYPGRIDLGLGRAPGSDQMTARALRRERSGSADDFPDDVAELMAYLGPRTPDQRVIAVPGTGTNVPVWLLGSSLFSAQLAGERGLPYAFASHFAPRLMHEAVRVYRNHFKPSAVLDKPYVMLGIPLVAADTDEQADYLATSVYQRILALMRGQSLVQRPPVKTMDGLWLPHEKDAVGSFLGLAMVGSPAKIRAKLEVLVEQTGADELIFTCDLYEHADRIHSYELLAQLMKG; from the coding sequence ATGAAATCGCTGTCCGACGTGAAGTTCTCGACCCTGGACCTGGTGCCCGTGCGGGCCAATGGCAGCCCGGCGCAGTCGTTGCGCAATTCCCTGGACTTGGCCCAGCACGTGGAAAAGTTTGGCTACAACCGTTTCTGGGTGGCTGAACACCACAACATGGACGGCATTGCCAGCTCGGCCACCTCGGTGTTGCTGGGCTACCTGGCGGGCGGCACTTCGACCATTCGCGTCGGCTCTGGCGGCGTGATGCTGCCCAACCACGCGCCATTGGTGATCGCCGAGCAGTTCGGCACGCTCGAAAGCCTCTACCCCGGCCGTATCGACCTGGGCCTGGGCCGCGCCCCCGGTTCCGACCAGATGACTGCCCGCGCCCTGCGCCGTGAACGCTCGGGCAGCGCCGACGATTTCCCGGATGATGTGGCCGAGCTGATGGCCTACCTCGGCCCACGCACCCCGGACCAGCGGGTAATCGCCGTGCCCGGCACCGGCACCAATGTGCCGGTGTGGCTGCTCGGTTCGAGCCTGTTCAGCGCGCAATTGGCAGGCGAGCGCGGTTTGCCCTACGCCTTCGCCTCGCATTTCGCACCGCGCCTTATGCATGAAGCGGTTCGCGTGTATCGCAACCACTTCAAGCCTTCAGCCGTACTGGACAAGCCCTACGTGATGCTCGGCATTCCGCTGGTAGCCGCCGACACCGACGAACAGGCCGATTACCTGGCCACCTCGGTGTACCAACGCATCCTGGCGCTGATGCGCGGGCAAAGCCTGGTGCAGCGCCCGCCGGTAAAAACCATGGACGGCCTGTGGCTGCCCCATGAAAAGGACGCAGTGGGCAGCTTCCTCGGCCTGGCCATGGTTGGCAGCCCGGCGAAGATCCGCGCCAAACTGGAGGTGCTGGTCGAACAAACCGGCGCCGATGAGCTGATCTTTACCTGCGACCTATACGAACACGCCGACCGGATTCATTCCTACGAGTTGCTGGCGCAGTTGATGAAGGGCTAA
- a CDS encoding LysR family transcriptional regulator produces MSRDLPPLNALRAFEATARLNSVSQAAEKLHVTHGAVSRQLKVLEEHLGVSLFVKDGRGLKLTDAGVRLRDASAEAFERLRDVCAELTQASADAPFVLGCSGSLLARWLIPRLGRLNADLPDLRLHLSAGDGDLDPRRPGLDALLVFAEPPWPADMQVYELASERIGPVMSPRFAGYERLRQAPASALCDEALLHTTSRPQAWPSWAQQHGIEPGTLRHGQGFEHLYYLLEAAVAGLGVAIAPQPLVAEDLRAGRLVAPWGFSETPAHLALWLPKRAADGRAGQLAQWLKAELLRQPL; encoded by the coding sequence ATGAGCCGAGACCTACCCCCCCTCAACGCCCTGCGCGCCTTTGAAGCCACTGCCCGACTCAACAGCGTTAGCCAGGCCGCCGAGAAACTTCACGTCACGCATGGCGCGGTGAGCCGGCAATTGAAGGTGCTGGAAGAGCACTTGGGGGTCAGCCTGTTCGTCAAGGATGGGCGCGGCCTTAAACTCACAGATGCCGGTGTGCGGCTGCGAGACGCCAGCGCTGAGGCATTCGAGCGGTTAAGGGATGTATGCGCCGAACTCACCCAAGCCAGCGCCGACGCACCCTTCGTGCTCGGCTGCTCGGGCAGCCTGCTGGCGCGCTGGCTGATCCCGCGTCTGGGCCGTTTGAACGCAGACTTGCCGGACCTGCGCCTGCACCTGTCGGCGGGCGACGGCGATCTCGACCCGCGTCGCCCCGGGCTGGATGCCCTGCTGGTCTTCGCCGAACCGCCGTGGCCCGCGGATATGCAGGTGTACGAGCTGGCCAGCGAGCGCATCGGCCCGGTGATGAGCCCGCGTTTTGCCGGTTACGAGCGTCTGCGCCAGGCGCCAGCCTCGGCGTTGTGTGACGAGGCCCTGTTGCACACCACCTCACGCCCGCAAGCCTGGCCCAGTTGGGCGCAGCAACACGGCATCGAGCCCGGCACGTTGAGACACGGCCAGGGGTTCGAGCATTTGTATTATTTGCTGGAAGCGGCGGTGGCCGGTTTGGGTGTGGCGATTGCACCGCAGCCGCTGGTGGCGGAGGACCTGCGAGCGGGTCGCCTGGTGGCGCCGTGGGGTTTCAGTGAAACCCCGGCGCACCTGGCGTTGTGGCTACCCAAGCGCGCCGCAGACGGGCGCGCGGGTCAGTTGGCGCAATGGCTCAAGGCTGAGCTGTTGCGCCAGCCGCTGTAG
- a CDS encoding DUF1161 domain-containing protein, which translates to MKRIALAVICGALATSALAAPKDCEELRKEIEVKIQANAVPSYTLEIVSKEEADKHDVAMVVGSCENGTKAIVYQKNND; encoded by the coding sequence ATGAAACGTATTGCCTTGGCGGTTATCTGCGGTGCACTGGCAACCTCGGCCTTGGCCGCGCCAAAAGACTGCGAAGAGCTCAGGAAAGAGATCGAGGTCAAGATTCAGGCGAATGCCGTTCCGTCCTACACGCTGGAAATCGTCAGCAAGGAAGAGGCCGACAAGCACGACGTGGCCATGGTCGTCGGCAGCTGTGAGAACGGCACCAAAGCCATCGTCTATCAGAAAAACAACGACTGA